Proteins encoded together in one Impatiens glandulifera chromosome 1, dImpGla2.1, whole genome shotgun sequence window:
- the LOC124931022 gene encoding protein phosphatase 1 regulatory subunit 16A-like, whose product MAIPDLIDSNISDVDDFSSINDDFSSSDEKEGFDNLIGCIDEDSIDGETALHHACICFSEPLHKAALFGNAKIVTLLLEVGASRYKTNRDGKIPYELAKPDSEIKRILEGN is encoded by the exons atggcTATACCCGATTTGATTGATTCCAATATAAGTGATGTAGACGATTTTAGTAGCATCAACGATGATTTCAGTAGTAGCGACGAAAAAGAGGGATTCG ATAATTTAATTGGATGTATAGACGAAGATTCAATAGATGGTGAAACTGCTCTTCATCATGCATGTATTTGTTTCAGTGAG CCTCTACACAAAGCAGCTCTATTTGGAAATGCTAAAATTGTAACTTTATTGTTGGAAGTTGGTGCTTCTAGATATAAAACGAACCGTGATGGAaaa atTCCATATGAGTTAGCCAAACCTGATTCAGAAATTAAGAGAATACTTGAGGGAAACTAA